A single window of Flavobacterium sp. 140616W15 DNA harbors:
- a CDS encoding amidohydrolase: MEENKISRKKFLGLGAAATGAALFSGIGAAAMAQEQAEDGKKSALKEYILSNVRLEEGFEYNEKNEVVATKTALYNLHIAEGKIKSITKDKPVTKLKTVDAKGFLMLPGLRDMHIHIDKTYYGGNWNAAPRKGYTVKDMITLEQKIIPQLLTDSQYKAEEAIKLMQSQGSYFARCQCNIDPVSGLKSLEHLLAALDKNKDSFGWEIVAFPQHGILYSQSEPLLREAAKMGVDFIGGLDPTSVDGNMEKSLDAMFQIAIDTNKGIDIHLHEGLPSGKAAIEYIIKRTEENKQLQGKTYISHGFALAKMEPKDLEKVAEQMGALGIGVVSTIPIGKTIMPIPTLKKYGVKLMTGTDSIVDHWMPFGTCDMLEKAKLCAQLYGWTDEYSLSRALHIATTNEILPLNDAGTKVWPAIGNDANFILVKASCSAEAVARLPKREGVFFKGKMIAGEMV, encoded by the coding sequence ATGGAAGAAAATAAGATAAGCCGAAAAAAATTTTTAGGATTGGGGGCAGCTGCTACAGGTGCTGCATTGTTTTCGGGAATAGGTGCTGCAGCTATGGCACAAGAGCAAGCAGAGGATGGGAAGAAGTCTGCTTTAAAAGAATATATTTTAAGTAATGTAAGATTAGAAGAAGGTTTTGAATACAATGAAAAAAATGAAGTTGTTGCTACAAAAACAGCTTTATATAATTTACATATTGCAGAAGGTAAAATAAAAAGTATTACTAAAGATAAACCAGTAACAAAATTAAAAACGGTTGATGCCAAAGGATTTTTAATGCTTCCAGGATTACGTGATATGCATATTCATATCGATAAAACGTATTATGGAGGGAACTGGAATGCTGCGCCTAGAAAAGGATATACTGTAAAAGATATGATAACGCTGGAGCAAAAAATTATACCGCAATTGCTCACGGATTCTCAGTATAAAGCAGAAGAAGCTATTAAACTTATGCAAAGCCAGGGAAGTTATTTTGCACGTTGCCAATGTAATATTGATCCAGTTAGCGGACTAAAAAGCTTAGAACATTTGCTTGCGGCTTTAGATAAAAATAAAGATAGTTTTGGGTGGGAAATTGTAGCTTTTCCACAACACGGAATTTTATATTCACAATCGGAGCCTTTGTTAAGAGAAGCTGCTAAAATGGGAGTTGATTTTATAGGCGGATTGGATCCAACAAGTGTAGATGGAAACATGGAAAAATCGTTGGATGCAATGTTTCAAATTGCAATTGACACCAATAAAGGAATTGATATTCATTTGCATGAAGGACTTCCATCAGGTAAAGCAGCGATAGAATATATTATTAAAAGAACAGAGGAAAACAAGCAACTGCAAGGAAAAACGTATATAAGTCATGGTTTTGCTTTGGCAAAAATGGAACCTAAAGATTTAGAAAAAGTAGCAGAACAAATGGGAGCACTTGGTATAGGGGTCGTTTCTACAATTCCTATTGGTAAAACGATAATGCCAATTCCGACTTTAAAAAAATACGGTGTGAAATTAATGACAGGTACTGATAGTATCGTAGATCATTGGATGCCTTTTGGTACTTGTGATATGCTTGAAAAGGCAAAATTATGTGCGCAACTTTATGGTTGGACAGATGAATATAGTTTAAGCCGTGCTTTACATATTGCTACAACAAATGAGATATTGCCTCTCAATGATGCGGGAACCA
- a CDS encoding ankyrin repeat domain-containing protein yields the protein MEKNKNRSNLRYCLILYVLILMGCSSKQTDLKIDKMKDKTLIEAVEAGDIDNVIALLKEKPSLETKNIDGETPLMRAVYNNNNEIAILLINAGADVNAQNKMLDSPFLYAGAEGNLEIVKESLSHGANFKIYNRYGGSALIPAAEKGHLDVVKLLVNTPNYPKDHINNLGWTALLEAVILSDGGIVHVNIVKALIQGGCNVNIADKNGVTSLAHAKKRGYKEMIKVLEQAKAK from the coding sequence ATGGAAAAAAATAAAAACAGAAGCAATCTGCGATATTGCTTGATTTTATATGTTCTAATATTAATGGGATGTTCTTCTAAACAAACAGATTTAAAAATAGATAAGATGAAAGATAAAACACTTATAGAAGCGGTTGAAGCGGGAGATATTGATAATGTAATTGCACTTTTAAAAGAAAAACCTTCTTTAGAAACAAAAAATATTGATGGAGAAACTCCTTTAATGAGAGCTGTTTATAATAACAATAATGAGATAGCAATACTATTAATTAATGCTGGTGCCGATGTAAATGCACAGAATAAAATGCTTGATAGTCCATTTTTATACGCTGGAGCAGAAGGGAATCTTGAAATAGTAAAAGAGTCTTTAAGTCATGGAGCAAATTTTAAAATATATAATCGTTATGGAGGCTCGGCACTTATTCCAGCTGCTGAAAAAGGACATTTGGATGTAGTAAAATTGTTAGTTAATACACCTAATTACCCTAAAGATCATATTAATAATTTGGGATGGACAGCATTATTAGAAGCAGTCATACTAAGTGATGGTGGTATAGTGCATGTAAATATTGTAAAAGCATTAATTCAAGGTGGCTGTAACGTAAATATTGCAGATAAAAACGGCGTGACATCTTTAGCGCATGCTAAAAAAAGAGGATACAAAGAAATGATAAAAGTATTAGAACAAGCCAAAGCAAAATAA